The following are encoded in a window of Bordetella genomosp. 10 genomic DNA:
- a CDS encoding peptidase domain-containing ABC transporter: MTHGQKETAQTTFSFHRERRIPTVLQTEAAECGLACLAMIAGYYEHRVGLPELRRRFFISQKGTNFTGLVQIASRMQLVSRAVKLKLDSLRNLRTPCILHWEFNHFVVLERVKSGAVYIHDPARGYRKISMAEISQKFTGVALELWPATEFEKKDEQQTIPLFHLIGSLEGLRGAFLQTFVFSVVLEIFVLAAPFYVQWTIDHVLISADVELMNLLATAFLVLAICEHTTAFLRSWLLMHVGAVWNLRWRANIFSHLIRLPVDFFNKRHLGDLLSKFGAIDDIQRTITTSFLEGALDGVMTLLALALLFLYNPILASVVLLASGAYATIRTIWFKPLRAAMQAHLVHEAKQQSHFVETLRGIRAIKLFSKEDGRRGAWLPLLTDQINANIRVQRLTFFHKHSNGFFSSFENIVVVWLGSHFVIAGELTLGTLIAFLAYKVLFQTRMFALIDKTVDYRMLVVQAERLSDIALMGTEYLENPQHVGSIADDAGAIQLIVSNLSFRYGDFEPLVLNDVSFTIQPGESVAITGVSGSGKSTLANLLLGILMPSTGSIVVRNSATQQTDSRTRRQVFGTVMQDDMLFAGSLFENISFFDPEADPDWVVACAKMACIHDEIEALPMRYDTLTGDMGSVLSGGQKQRVLLARALYKKPSCLLLDEATSHLDIACERNVNTAVGSLKMTRIIIAHRPETILSADRVLHLEHGRIVSER, from the coding sequence GTGACACACGGCCAAAAAGAAACAGCGCAAACAACATTTTCTTTTCACAGGGAGCGCCGCATACCGACTGTACTTCAGACAGAGGCTGCTGAATGCGGTTTGGCCTGTCTGGCCATGATCGCGGGATATTATGAACACCGCGTAGGACTGCCGGAACTACGCAGGCGTTTTTTCATCTCTCAAAAGGGCACAAACTTTACCGGACTCGTTCAGATCGCCTCTCGTATGCAGCTGGTCAGCCGAGCGGTTAAATTGAAACTCGATTCCCTAAGAAATCTGCGAACGCCGTGTATTCTGCATTGGGAATTCAATCATTTCGTAGTACTCGAGCGCGTTAAATCTGGCGCAGTATATATTCATGACCCCGCTCGCGGTTATCGGAAAATCTCAATGGCGGAGATTTCACAAAAATTCACGGGAGTAGCGTTAGAACTCTGGCCAGCTACCGAGTTTGAAAAAAAAGACGAACAGCAGACAATTCCGCTATTTCATCTAATCGGTTCACTCGAAGGTCTACGCGGCGCTTTTTTGCAAACTTTCGTTTTCTCGGTGGTGCTTGAAATCTTTGTCCTTGCTGCACCATTCTATGTTCAGTGGACTATTGATCACGTTCTTATTTCGGCCGACGTTGAATTAATGAATCTGCTGGCCACCGCCTTCTTGGTACTGGCCATATGTGAGCACACAACTGCTTTTTTACGATCGTGGTTGCTGATGCATGTGGGTGCCGTATGGAATTTGCGCTGGCGCGCCAATATTTTTTCTCACCTTATCCGTCTGCCGGTCGACTTTTTCAACAAGCGCCATCTAGGAGATTTACTTTCGAAGTTCGGCGCCATCGATGACATTCAGCGCACCATTACCACCTCTTTTCTGGAAGGTGCATTAGATGGCGTCATGACGCTTTTGGCCCTTGCACTATTATTTCTCTATAACCCAATCCTTGCCAGCGTGGTTCTCTTGGCATCAGGGGCCTATGCGACAATTCGTACGATCTGGTTTAAACCTCTGCGTGCTGCCATGCAGGCGCATTTGGTCCATGAAGCAAAACAACAAAGTCACTTCGTTGAAACGCTGCGCGGCATAAGAGCTATCAAGCTATTCTCCAAAGAGGATGGCCGTCGAGGAGCGTGGCTCCCATTGTTGACCGATCAAATCAATGCGAATATTCGCGTCCAACGGCTAACTTTCTTCCATAAGCATTCAAACGGATTTTTTTCTAGTTTCGAAAATATTGTTGTCGTATGGTTAGGCTCGCATTTCGTTATCGCTGGCGAGCTCACATTGGGGACGTTGATAGCCTTCCTCGCGTACAAAGTACTGTTTCAGACCCGCATGTTTGCGTTAATCGACAAGACTGTCGACTATCGCATGCTGGTGGTGCAGGCGGAGCGACTCTCAGATATTGCACTGATGGGAACGGAATATCTGGAGAATCCACAGCATGTCGGCTCAATTGCGGACGACGCAGGCGCTATCCAATTGATAGTTTCGAATCTAAGCTTTCGCTATGGCGACTTCGAACCGCTTGTACTCAACGATGTGAGCTTCACGATTCAGCCGGGAGAATCAGTGGCCATCACTGGCGTCTCGGGTAGCGGCAAATCAACGTTGGCAAACTTGTTGCTCGGTATTCTTATGCCAAGCACGGGTTCCATCGTCGTAAGGAATTCGGCCACCCAACAAACAGACTCTAGGACGCGGCGTCAGGTGTTTGGGACCGTGATGCAGGACGACATGCTCTTTGCTGGTTCGCTATTCGAGAATATTAGCTTTTTCGATCCTGAAGCTGATCCGGACTGGGTAGTGGCCTGCGCGAAGATGGCCTGTATCCACGATGAAATCGAGGCCCTCCCGATGCGTTACGACACGCTGACCGGAGATATGGGTAGCGTGCTATCCGGCGGACAAAAACAACGCGTGCTATTGGCGCGGGCGCTTTATAAGAAGCCCAGCTGCCTGCTTCTTGATGAAGCAACTAGCCACCTGGACATCGCCTGCGAACGCAACGTAAATACGGCCGTCGGTTCTCTTAAGATGACACGAATCATCATCGCGCATCGCCCCGAAACTATTCTTAGTGCGGACCGAGTCCTCCATCTCGAACACGGTAGGATCGTGAGCGAGCGCTAA
- a CDS encoding HlyD family secretion protein translates to MFRKAAIEASRARHTSETIIAQPPSLKTIAALSAVAASVLIAIFVIGSYTRYTSVAGQLVPRDGIVKVFSPFRGVITAKHVADDQEVKTGAVLYVVSGEQWDGSGNPTMVAINKHLSVRQQLLAKNLSVVEKLQEIELRRWKQRLENQSREIAKYGELIDEQRKLVMLARDSTSRYRRLEPLGAVSKELADKVQADFHEKQSRLYALERDHLTAIRVKEDTAETLAGMPHKHQQERSQLRGKLAEISQQLTENDAAREFSVIAPADGSATAVVAHIGQRVSPTKPLMSIISNDQPLEAHLYVQSHAVGHLKPGLPVKLRYRVFPYQKYGLQRGNILSIAEISTLHEEIADIAPYHQNNRNPVYLVKINLERQFLDDLRGKGQRLRAGMLLDASLPLETRRLFEWAFVPLYRLREKL, encoded by the coding sequence ATGTTCCGAAAAGCAGCTATAGAGGCGAGCCGTGCTAGACATACGAGCGAGACCATTATTGCCCAACCGCCATCTCTGAAGACCATAGCCGCATTATCAGCGGTAGCCGCCAGCGTGCTGATAGCAATCTTTGTGATAGGAAGCTATACGAGGTACACGTCAGTGGCCGGACAGCTAGTCCCAAGAGATGGCATTGTCAAAGTGTTTTCACCCTTCCGTGGGGTTATCACAGCTAAACACGTAGCAGACGACCAAGAGGTCAAAACGGGTGCCGTCCTCTACGTAGTGTCAGGAGAGCAATGGGATGGCAGTGGCAATCCAACCATGGTAGCCATCAATAAACACCTTTCCGTGCGACAGCAGTTGCTTGCAAAGAATCTTTCAGTCGTGGAGAAATTGCAAGAGATTGAACTGAGGCGATGGAAGCAGCGGTTGGAAAATCAGTCCCGGGAAATCGCCAAATATGGCGAACTAATCGATGAGCAGCGAAAACTCGTGATGCTGGCACGCGATAGCACCAGCCGGTATCGTCGACTCGAGCCACTAGGTGCAGTCTCAAAAGAACTGGCGGACAAAGTCCAAGCCGATTTCCACGAGAAACAGAGTCGACTATATGCTCTTGAACGCGATCACCTCACCGCCATTCGGGTGAAGGAGGACACCGCAGAAACGTTGGCGGGGATGCCGCATAAGCATCAGCAGGAACGTTCGCAGCTTAGAGGAAAACTAGCCGAAATATCTCAACAACTAACTGAAAACGACGCCGCTCGCGAGTTTTCTGTGATCGCCCCTGCCGACGGTTCGGCAACGGCTGTTGTGGCTCATATCGGCCAGCGCGTGAGCCCCACCAAACCTCTCATGTCCATAATTTCAAATGATCAGCCGCTGGAAGCTCATCTTTATGTGCAAAGTCACGCTGTAGGTCATCTAAAGCCAGGCCTGCCGGTGAAGTTACGCTATCGCGTATTCCCGTATCAAAAATACGGCTTACAACGCGGGAACATTCTCTCCATTGCCGAAATCTCGACGCTGCATGAAGAAATCGCAGATATAGCACCCTATCACCAAAACAACAGGAACCCGGTATATCTAGTCAAGATTAATTTAGAGCGTCAATTCCTCGATGATTTGCGTGGCAAGGGACAACGCCTGCGCGCGGGCATGCTACTAGATGCAAGTTTGCCACTAGAGACTCGACGCCTTTTCGAATGGGCGTTTGTACCACTTTATCGATTAAGAGAAAAGCTGTGA
- a CDS encoding radical SAM protein: MRHIEIILKVAERCNLNCKYCYFFNKGNKDFENHPPLISAETVQSLVKFLRTLPQKISETAFQLDMHGGEPLLLGPKRFAEIVSIIKTGLHDAKQVRFTVQTNAVLINEAWLEVFSRHQISVGISIDGSKAQHDANRIDHRGRGTFDSMVPKIAAVKQAFSEGRIPSFGSLCVVSPESNASTTYMCLTKELGFSRMQFLFPDETHDSASPTDTARFVKFVGDLFECWERDENKKNRINIIDLTLQGILQKKEKASKDRLIASTSDTVVFTVSSGGDIGHDDTLRNAAPEIFNSGMNVKSATFPEFLAWHSMVSSICAPRSIPSSCARCTWLNVCGHVTRDETPLHRMKNGNADQPSIYCEALKAMYLKSAAYLAKRGVPLHEISKNLHSSDSL, encoded by the coding sequence ATGCGCCACATCGAGATCATTCTAAAGGTTGCCGAGAGATGCAATTTAAACTGCAAGTACTGTTACTTCTTCAACAAGGGAAACAAGGACTTTGAAAATCACCCTCCGCTCATTTCAGCGGAAACCGTCCAGAGCCTTGTGAAATTTCTGAGAACGCTGCCTCAGAAAATCTCGGAAACGGCTTTCCAACTAGATATGCATGGTGGAGAGCCTTTGCTTCTAGGACCGAAGCGGTTCGCGGAAATCGTATCGATAATAAAAACCGGACTGCATGACGCAAAGCAGGTTCGATTCACCGTGCAAACCAATGCCGTTTTGATAAACGAAGCTTGGCTTGAAGTGTTCTCGCGCCACCAGATTTCCGTAGGGATCAGTATCGACGGATCCAAAGCACAGCATGACGCGAATCGGATTGACCACCGCGGCCGCGGAACGTTCGACAGCATGGTGCCAAAGATTGCTGCAGTGAAGCAGGCATTTTCCGAAGGACGTATACCTAGCTTCGGTTCGCTTTGCGTGGTCAGCCCTGAGTCCAATGCGAGCACCACTTATATGTGCCTGACTAAGGAGTTAGGCTTCTCTCGCATGCAATTCCTCTTTCCCGACGAAACACATGACTCTGCGAGCCCGACGGATACAGCACGCTTTGTAAAGTTTGTAGGCGATCTCTTCGAGTGCTGGGAAAGAGACGAAAACAAAAAAAATCGAATAAATATTATTGATCTGACGCTGCAGGGAATTCTCCAAAAAAAAGAGAAGGCGTCAAAAGACCGGTTAATAGCTTCGACGAGCGACACAGTAGTTTTCACTGTATCGAGTGGTGGCGACATTGGGCATGACGACACATTGCGAAACGCCGCGCCGGAAATCTTTAACTCCGGCATGAATGTCAAAAGCGCCACTTTTCCAGAATTTCTAGCTTGGCACAGTATGGTCTCCAGCATATGTGCACCACGAAGCATCCCGTCTTCATGCGCCCGATGCACTTGGCTCAATGTATGTGGGCACGTTACACGTGACGAAACCCCTCTCCATCGCATGAAGAATGGTAACGCTGATCAGCCCTCGATTTATTGTGAGGCACTGAAGGCAATGTATTTAAAGAGCGCCGCATACCTCGCCAAGCGAGGGGTTCCGCTCCACGAAATTTCCAAGAACCTCCATTCTTCTGATTCGCTTTAA